In Sceloporus undulatus isolate JIND9_A2432 ecotype Alabama chromosome 7, SceUnd_v1.1, whole genome shotgun sequence, one DNA window encodes the following:
- the C1QA gene encoding complement C1q subcomponent subunit A, translating into MRSRVWLATCLLALILDVTAPQGSICQAPNGRDGHPGAPGRDGRPGQKGDIGEPGMAGRSTGVQGPKGDPGEPGSPGKPGNQGYRGPDGPMGPPGEAGSKGIKGQVSNIVEQPRAAFSAVRSNPDPTPNVNAVVFNNVITNQDNRYSAQTGEFTCKDPGYYYFTFQVVSSGNLCLRLVHKGNVVATFCDENSQRIHQVNSGGSVLKLAEGERVWLERDPKDGSNNIYDGPNADSVFSGFLLFPSGA; encoded by the exons ATGAGGAGCAGAGTTTGGCTGGCCACTTGTTTGCTGGCCCTGATCCTGGATGTTACAGCCCCTCAGGGAAGCATATGCCAAGCACCTAATGGCAGAGATGGACATCCTGGGGCTCCTGGCCGAGATGGACGACCAGGACAGAAAGGAGATATCGGCGAGCCAG GAATGGCTGGAAGGAGCACCGGGGTGCAGGGACCCAAAGGTGATCCTGGGGAGCCTGGCTCACCAGGCAAGCCAGGGAACCAGGGATACCGAGGCCCAGATGGTCCAATGGGTCCTCCCGGCGAAGCAGGAAGCAAAGGAATCAAGGGACAAGTTAGCAACATTGTGGAGCAGCCCCGAGCTGCCTTTTCGGCTGTCCGTAGCAACCCAGACCCAACCCCGAATGTCAACGCTGTGGTCTTTAACAACGTCATCACCAACCAAGACAACCGCTACAGTGCACAGACAGGGGAGTTCACCTGCAAAGACCCAGGATACTACTACTTTACCTTCCAGGTGGTTTCCAGTGGCAACTTGTGCCTCCGCCTCGTGCACAAAGGGAACGTCGTGGCTACATTCTGTGATGAAAACAGCCAAAGGATCCATCAAGTCAACTCAGGGGGCAGCGTCCTGAAGCTGGCGGAGGGGGAACGGGTTTGGCTGGAGCGTGACCCCAAAGACGGGAGCAACAACATTTACGATGGTCCTAATGCTGACAGCGTCTTTAGTGGCTTCTTGTTGTTCCCGTCGGGGGCATGA
- the C1QC gene encoding complement C1q subcomponent subunit C — protein sequence MDLDSRRLLGWGFVLLSLILVNSSSRAEPPQYCYGNPGLPGVPGPPGQDGRDGQKGSKGEPGVPAISGSQGPKGKAGEPGAPGLPGKNGPRGPSGPPGEPGPKGDLGEPGEPGGYKRNLQSAFTVMRQTAQNPSKNTPVIFNKAITNTNQDYDVNTGKFTCRVPGVYYFTYHVSQTANLCVNMYLNREKVAGFCDHMTNTKQVSSGGVLLQMQVGHQVWLAVNDYNGMVGISGADSVFSGFLLFPD from the exons ATGGACTTGGATTCAAGGAGGCTGCTTGGCTGGGGATTTGTCCTCCTTTCCCTGATTCTGGTCAACTCATCTTCCAGAGCCGAACCTCCACAATACTGCTATGGCAACCCAGGGCTGCCAGGTGTGCCAGGACCTCCTGGCCAGGATGGCAGGGATGGCCAGAAAGGATCCAAAGGAGAACCAG GTGTTCCAGCTATTTCTGGAAGCCAAGGTCCCAAGGGGAAAGCAGGAGAGCCAGGTGCCCCTGGCTTGCCAGGGAAGAACGGGCCTCGAGGGCCCTCTGGACCTCCAGGAGAGCCTGGTCCAAAGGGGGATCTAGGTGAGCCAGGAGAGCCAGGAGGCTACAAGAGGAACCTTCAATCGGCCTTCACAGTGATGAGACAGACGGCACAGAACCCTTCCAAGAATACCCCAGTTATCTTCAACAAAGCCATCACCAACACCAACCAAGACTATGACGTCAACACTGGGAAGTTTACCTGCCGCGTCCCTGGCGTCTACTACTTCACCTACCATGTGTCCCAGACTGCCAACCTCTGCGTCAACATGTACCTGAACCGGGAGAAGGTGGCCGGCTTCTGTGACCACATGACCAACACCAAGCAAGTGAGCTCGGGAGGTGTCCTTCTGCAGATGCAAGTGGGCCACCAAGTTTGGCTAGCGGTCAATGACTACAATGGCATGGTGGGCATCAGCGGTGCCGACAGTGTCTTCTCGGGCTTCTTGCTTTTCCCAGATTAG